A single window of Cytobacillus dafuensis DNA harbors:
- a CDS encoding SDR family NAD(P)-dependent oxidoreductase, which translates to MDLKLSGKKALIIGGSRGIGRAIARQMALEGVDCTICSRNESSLKIAAEELAQETKRNIYPIVADTTNPDSILKLVENSAAAMGSIDILINSGARVGGQEPEDFNSIKDELILKDFEEKYLGYFRSIRAVAPYMIKNNWGRIINISGLAARIGGNYFSSGPRNVSVVHLTKSASMELGKHGITVNAIYPGIVSTEAFRERVTDEDALRQFASMNALGRLITAEEIANVVTFLASPLSASISGDVISVTGGIGNTVYY; encoded by the coding sequence ATGGACTTAAAGTTATCTGGAAAAAAAGCACTAATTATAGGAGGAAGCCGTGGCATTGGTAGAGCGATTGCCCGCCAAATGGCTCTGGAAGGTGTCGACTGTACGATTTGTTCAAGAAACGAATCCTCGCTAAAAATCGCTGCAGAAGAATTGGCACAGGAAACAAAAAGAAATATCTATCCGATTGTTGCAGACACCACGAATCCTGACTCTATCCTAAAATTAGTTGAAAATTCAGCTGCGGCGATGGGGAGTATTGATATTCTAATCAACAGTGGGGCACGTGTTGGCGGTCAAGAGCCAGAGGATTTTAACAGCATTAAAGATGAACTTATTCTGAAAGATTTTGAAGAAAAGTATTTGGGCTATTTTCGCAGTATTCGTGCTGTAGCACCTTATATGATCAAAAATAATTGGGGACGTATCATTAATATAAGCGGTCTGGCTGCCAGAATAGGCGGCAATTATTTTAGTTCCGGTCCGCGTAATGTATCTGTTGTTCATTTAACAAAATCTGCATCAATGGAATTAGGGAAGCACGGAATTACCGTCAATGCGATTTATCCAGGGATTGTAAGTACGGAAGCATTTAGAGAACGGGTTACGGATGAGGATGCTTTACGCCAGTTCGCGTCGATGAATGCGCTCGGTCGCTTGATTACAGCGGAGGAAATTGCAAATGTCGTTACCTTCCTGGCTTCACCTTTGTCTGCATCGATTAGCGGCGATGTCATTTCAGTAACCGGCGGCATTGGAAATACCGTTTATTACTAA
- a CDS encoding DUF4179 domain-containing protein encodes MNKDKIHQYMNDIEVPVQKLVAREKAAIFQAKKKRKAGKAARYSILVACGLCVSILGSGFVSTGMATALAKVPIIGPIYEQFRDISSDKLQRDKLATVIEKQDSQNGLTMTVKEAVYDGGRLIVTVAYTGENALSLEETKVGNNEVLINGKQPEVAIGSTTQDPINENTIIEYHQFTLSKFNEFGDNIDVTVQGKDLFGYSGEWKVDFPLKKVQGEIQEFHPRVKASTSDQIYSHTAEKITFSPLSTRIDLTSDYPKEMDENDTWPWFEYVIKDDKGKVYEGLDQQIGMSGKYGRKVVLALPPMEKIPKSFTILPFVRDDEGNEEEMKELELVIQLDMKE; translated from the coding sequence ATGAATAAAGATAAGATTCATCAATATATGAATGACATTGAGGTTCCTGTTCAAAAGTTAGTGGCTAGAGAAAAGGCAGCAATTTTTCAAGCGAAGAAAAAAAGAAAGGCTGGAAAAGCGGCGAGGTATTCGATTCTTGTCGCCTGTGGATTATGTGTCTCTATTTTAGGCTCTGGCTTCGTATCAACAGGGATGGCCACTGCATTAGCAAAAGTACCGATCATTGGTCCAATTTATGAGCAATTTCGCGATATTTCTTCTGATAAATTACAGCGTGACAAATTAGCAACAGTCATTGAAAAACAAGATAGTCAAAATGGTTTAACCATGACAGTGAAGGAAGCGGTTTACGATGGTGGACGATTAATTGTAACAGTGGCTTATACGGGAGAGAATGCATTGTCCCTTGAGGAGACAAAAGTAGGCAATAATGAAGTCTTAATCAACGGGAAACAACCCGAAGTGGCGATTGGATCGACGACTCAGGATCCCATAAACGAAAATACGATTATCGAGTACCACCAGTTTACTCTATCGAAGTTTAATGAGTTTGGTGACAACATTGATGTTACAGTACAAGGTAAAGATTTATTTGGATATTCTGGTGAGTGGAAAGTGGACTTCCCCTTGAAAAAAGTTCAAGGGGAAATTCAAGAATTTCACCCTCGGGTAAAGGCAAGTACATCTGATCAGATTTATTCTCATACAGCTGAAAAAATTACGTTTTCTCCGCTTTCAACGAGAATTGATTTAACTTCAGATTACCCGAAAGAAATGGATGAGAACGATACCTGGCCGTGGTTTGAATACGTGATAAAGGATGACAAAGGAAAGGTATATGAAGGCCTTGATCAGCAAATAGGGATGTCAGGTAAATACGGTAGAAAAGTCGTCTTGGCACTACCTCCAATGGAGAAGATACCGAAATCCTTCACGATCTTACCTTTCGTTAGAGATGACGAAGGAAATGAGGAGGAAATGAAAGAATTAGAGTTAGTTATCCAATTGGATATGAAGGAATAG
- a CDS encoding ParM/StbA family protein codes for MTKSRIAAIDVGNDSVKSIFGELEYELNIPNIVARDTEDRPVIGIEELDSKNPLDGIHIKVHSPALKENNVIYRIGMLATKSNNAAELDPGSSKSEEDQTLVMLFATLALDAVREENKDIFQRTKNVIDANYTLGTGLPLREVKEGKDAGYRSKLMGSVHQVEFLVTPKYQGLKVNIKFGEVKVYPEGFAAYINLVIDNQLKIINKDLIDKRIIIQDIGGLSTDIAVIKNRNVDDDKAQGFNLGVSESLEAIREEIRSKHGVELDSRRDVVEIITKKNDRNHIMVKGSRTSVHDITDRILLDLAKKQYRLLRNVWQKNSQTEICYFVGGGAAVLKEYIKTLNNNLDGYNIDFFEDEKESIWMMANAYYKLITDFVRKTEKPKAVKEPVKS; via the coding sequence ATGACGAAATCCAGAATTGCAGCGATTGATGTAGGAAATGATTCAGTTAAGTCTATTTTTGGGGAATTAGAGTACGAATTAAATATTCCTAACATTGTCGCAAGGGATACAGAAGATCGTCCCGTAATCGGAATTGAAGAGCTAGATAGTAAAAATCCGCTAGATGGTATTCATATTAAGGTGCACTCACCAGCATTGAAAGAGAATAACGTGATATATCGAATCGGTATGCTAGCTACAAAAAGCAATAATGCTGCAGAACTTGATCCGGGCAGCAGTAAGTCTGAGGAAGATCAGACGTTAGTTATGCTCTTTGCCACATTGGCATTAGATGCGGTAAGGGAGGAAAATAAGGACATTTTCCAACGGACGAAAAATGTGATTGATGCCAACTATACGCTAGGAACTGGTCTTCCTCTTCGTGAAGTAAAGGAAGGCAAGGACGCGGGATATCGCTCGAAATTAATGGGCTCAGTCCATCAGGTTGAATTTCTAGTTACACCAAAGTACCAAGGACTTAAAGTGAATATTAAATTTGGCGAAGTAAAGGTGTATCCCGAAGGATTTGCGGCCTATATTAACCTTGTGATAGACAATCAACTTAAGATTATTAATAAAGATTTAATTGATAAAAGGATTATCATTCAAGATATCGGGGGCTTGTCAACAGATATCGCGGTCATTAAGAATCGAAATGTCGATGATGATAAGGCACAAGGCTTTAATCTCGGAGTATCGGAATCATTGGAAGCGATAAGAGAAGAAATCAGATCCAAGCATGGTGTTGAATTAGATAGCCGCAGAGATGTGGTAGAAATTATTACGAAGAAAAATGACCGTAATCATATTATGGTTAAAGGCAGCCGGACAAGCGTTCATGATATTACAGATCGAATCCTTCTTGATTTAGCAAAAAAACAATATCGGTTGCTGCGAAATGTATGGCAGAAAAACTCCCAAACTGAAATCTGCTATTTTGTAGGGGGAGGAGCCGCAGTTCTAAAGGAATATATTAAAACATTAAATAATAATTTAGATGGCTATAATATTGATTTTTTTGAAGATGAAAAAGAAAGTATTTGGATGATGGCCAATGCTTATTATAAGTTAATTACCGATTTTGTAAGGAAAACAGAGAAGCCGAAAGCGGTCAAAGAGCCTGTTAAGAGCTAA
- a CDS encoding RNA polymerase sigma-70 factor: METEKLYQTYKPLLFSIAYRMTGSVADAEDLVQEAFLTYNRVSSEKVIENKKAYLCKIVMNSSIDKLRSVASKCEVYVGEWLPEPLVDAENDPFHTYLMKESISTAYLLLLQQLSEDERAVFLLREVFQYSYEEIAVIIEKSSTNCRQIFHRAKKSMENRPKASTLDFQSMRSSVEQFTMALQKGNIHKMLELMKTDSVFISDGGGKVKAALNPIYTSERIVFLFTSIMKKLPENSRMEFEVVNGYPGVVVSINGYVAYVISMEFQDDKIWRIYMVANPDKLEHLQK, from the coding sequence TTGGAGACTGAAAAATTGTATCAGACGTATAAACCTTTGTTATTTTCGATCGCCTACCGAATGACGGGAAGTGTTGCGGATGCAGAAGATCTTGTACAAGAGGCGTTCCTAACGTATAACCGTGTTAGCAGCGAAAAAGTCATTGAAAACAAGAAAGCGTATTTATGTAAGATCGTGATGAATAGCTCTATAGACAAATTGCGATCAGTTGCTAGTAAGTGCGAGGTTTATGTTGGAGAGTGGCTGCCAGAACCATTGGTAGATGCAGAAAATGACCCTTTTCATACTTATTTGATGAAGGAATCTATCTCGACCGCTTATCTCTTGCTTTTGCAGCAGTTATCTGAAGATGAACGAGCTGTCTTCCTATTACGAGAAGTTTTTCAGTATAGCTATGAAGAAATTGCAGTTATTATTGAAAAATCATCTACCAATTGCAGGCAGATTTTTCACAGAGCCAAAAAAAGCATGGAGAACCGCCCGAAAGCTTCTACATTGGATTTCCAATCGATGAGAAGCAGCGTAGAACAATTTACGATGGCGCTACAAAAAGGGAATATTCATAAAATGTTGGAGTTAATGAAGACAGATTCTGTATTTATTTCTGACGGAGGTGGCAAAGTAAAAGCTGCGCTAAATCCAATCTATACATCAGAGCGAATTGTCTTTTTGTTTACAAGCATTATGAAAAAGCTACCTGAAAACTCAAGAATGGAATTCGAAGTTGTAAATGGATATCCAGGCGTTGTCGTATCAATTAATGGCTATGTCGCTTATGTCATCTCGATGGAGTTCCAAGATGATAAAATTTGGCGTATTTATATGGTGGCCAATCCGGATAAATTGGAACACTTGCAAAAATAA
- a CDS encoding phytoene desaturase family protein — MFKYDVAVVGGGLAGLTAANILVREGKKVVVLEKSNHLGGRAMTNDKNGVLMNLGPHGLYMSGDATNILTELGISLPGGNATKAIHIHGILNHAVHVIPTDFSSIMSSTLISWKAKFMFGKLMLKIMKLNIYSIPEVSLKEWADSEISDPMVRHIFYSICRLTSYTNASTLQLAKPVLKQVKRSLNAGVLYVDGGWETIVQKLKKQAEAWGAEILTNKNVTNIDHHEQYQIIQCSDGTVIHVPDCIVAAPPKETMNMINGAEHTSLRLWNKQAIPVTACCLDIGIKKLPNPQHQFAIGLDQALFFTNQSRAAKLSEDGTLVVSLAKYHNPMEEINVNADKQQLESVMDLLHPGWRKEVVVQQFLPKLTVSHDFPHVKRKENPGPSIPEMKGIFIAGDWAGHEEVLADAAVASGKRAAREILKANEMILAKEG; from the coding sequence ATGTTTAAATATGATGTTGCAGTCGTGGGTGGAGGATTGGCTGGGTTGACAGCAGCTAATATATTGGTGAGGGAAGGAAAAAAGGTCGTTGTTTTGGAAAAATCGAATCATCTAGGTGGAAGGGCGATGACAAATGATAAAAATGGGGTTCTTATGAACTTGGGACCGCATGGATTGTATATGTCAGGGGATGCTACAAACATTTTAACTGAACTTGGAATATCTCTTCCAGGTGGGAATGCTACGAAAGCTATTCATATTCACGGCATTTTAAATCATGCCGTTCATGTCATTCCAACAGATTTTTCATCGATCATGTCATCAACACTTATATCGTGGAAAGCTAAATTTATGTTCGGCAAATTAATGTTAAAGATTATGAAATTAAATATTTATTCCATTCCGGAAGTTAGCCTTAAGGAGTGGGCAGATTCTGAAATATCCGATCCGATGGTGAGGCATATATTTTATTCGATTTGTCGTTTGACTTCCTATACGAATGCCTCGACTTTACAGCTTGCAAAGCCAGTATTGAAGCAGGTGAAGCGCTCATTAAATGCGGGTGTCTTATATGTTGATGGAGGTTGGGAAACGATTGTCCAAAAACTTAAGAAGCAGGCAGAAGCGTGGGGGGCTGAAATATTAACGAACAAAAATGTAACAAATATTGATCATCATGAGCAATATCAAATCATACAATGCTCAGATGGTACGGTCATTCACGTTCCTGATTGTATCGTTGCAGCCCCTCCAAAAGAGACAATGAATATGATCAATGGTGCAGAACATACTTCGTTACGTCTATGGAATAAACAAGCAATTCCTGTTACGGCATGCTGTTTAGATATAGGGATTAAAAAGTTACCTAACCCACAACATCAATTTGCGATAGGACTCGACCAAGCTTTGTTTTTCACAAACCAATCAAGGGCTGCAAAGTTAAGTGAGGACGGAACATTGGTTGTAAGTTTAGCAAAATACCATAATCCAATGGAAGAAATTAACGTAAACGCAGATAAGCAACAATTAGAATCAGTAATGGATTTGCTTCATCCCGGATGGCGAAAAGAAGTCGTAGTGCAACAATTTTTACCGAAACTAACGGTATCGCATGATTTTCCACATGTAAAACGAAAAGAAAATCCGGGTCCAAGCATACCAGAAATGAAAGGAATCTTTATAGCAGGAGATTGGGCAGGACATGAAGAAGTATTAGCTGATGCTGCAGTTGCGAGTGGGAAGCGTGCAGCGCGAGAAATTTTAAAAGCAAACGAAATGATTTTAGCAAAGGAAGGTTAA
- the msrA gene encoding peptide-methionine (S)-S-oxide reductase MsrA, with amino-acid sequence MPEQYELATFAGGCFWCMVAPFDEQPGIKEVISGYTGGYTENPTYEEVCSDTTGHYEAVQITFDPSVFPYKKLLELFWQQIDPTDPEGQFNDRGHSYKTAIFYHNEAQRELADASKLELAASGRFQKQIVTEILPAGPFYRAEEKHQHYYKKNSFHYNLYKEGSGRARFIRENWSNRKNDEQLRKELTPIQFEVTRRNGTEPPFRNEYWNQTEDGIYVDIISGEPLFSSKDKYDAGCGWPSFTKPIRRNEIEEKLDTSHGMRRIEVRAKASDSHLGHIFDDGPGPDHSRYCINSAALRFIPKNKLEEEGYGQFLSLFN; translated from the coding sequence ATGCCTGAACAATATGAGTTGGCAACATTTGCGGGAGGCTGTTTTTGGTGCATGGTAGCGCCATTTGATGAACAGCCGGGAATTAAAGAGGTCATCTCGGGTTATACGGGAGGCTATACAGAAAACCCTACATATGAAGAGGTATGCTCAGATACAACAGGGCATTATGAAGCGGTTCAAATTACATTTGATCCAAGTGTGTTTCCTTATAAAAAACTACTTGAGCTGTTTTGGCAGCAGATTGATCCAACAGATCCAGAAGGACAGTTCAATGATCGTGGCCATTCTTATAAAACGGCTATTTTTTATCATAATGAAGCACAAAGGGAATTAGCTGATGCTTCGAAGCTTGAGCTTGCTGCGAGTGGTCGCTTTCAAAAGCAGATTGTAACAGAGATTCTTCCGGCAGGTCCTTTTTATAGGGCGGAGGAAAAACATCAGCATTATTACAAAAAGAACTCGTTTCACTATAATCTTTATAAAGAGGGTTCCGGCCGAGCGAGGTTTATCCGCGAGAACTGGTCAAACCGCAAAAATGATGAGCAATTGCGCAAGGAACTGACGCCGATTCAATTTGAGGTGACAAGAAGAAATGGTACTGAGCCGCCATTCCGAAATGAATATTGGAACCAAACGGAAGACGGGATCTATGTCGACATCATTTCCGGTGAGCCGCTTTTTAGCTCAAAAGATAAATATGATGCTGGCTGTGGTTGGCCAAGCTTTACGAAGCCAATACGACGAAATGAAATTGAAGAAAAACTTGATACCTCACACGGAATGCGGCGGATTGAAGTGCGAGCAAAAGCATCCGATTCTCACCTAGGCCACATATTCGATGACGGACCTGGCCCTGATCATTCAAGGTATTGCATTAATTCAGCCGCGCTTCGGTTTATCCCTAAGAATAAGCTCGAAGAAGAGGGATACGGACAGTTTCTAAGTCTGTTCAATTGA
- a CDS encoding sigma-70 family RNA polymerase sigma factor, with amino-acid sequence MDIANLVTKAKKGNEEAFEQLISSVRHKLYRTAYSYVKNEQDALDIYQETIYKAFTTLNTLKKPEAFQGWITKILIYKAIDFIRKESKHFPTDKEELFSQLMTEENIDTITYSLDLTEAFNHLSPTYKAIILLRYYHDLSIKEIADIMNYPEGTVKSHLNRAKKELRPILKEGYIYE; translated from the coding sequence ATGGACATTGCAAATTTAGTAACAAAGGCGAAAAAGGGAAACGAAGAAGCATTTGAACAACTTATAAGCTCAGTTCGCCATAAATTATATCGAACTGCATATTCATATGTAAAAAATGAACAAGATGCTCTTGATATTTATCAAGAAACCATCTATAAGGCATTTACGACGCTGAATACATTAAAAAAACCGGAAGCATTTCAAGGGTGGATTACGAAGATTCTTATCTATAAAGCAATTGACTTTATTCGAAAAGAGTCAAAGCATTTTCCAACTGATAAGGAAGAGTTGTTTTCACAGCTAATGACGGAAGAAAATATTGATACTATCACCTATTCATTGGATTTAACAGAAGCCTTTAATCATTTGTCTCCTACATATAAAGCCATCATTTTGTTGAGATATTATCATGATTTATCAATAAAAGAAATTGCTGACATCATGAATTATCCAGAAGGCACGGTGAAGTCTCATTTAAACAGAGCAAAAAAAGAGCTGAGACCGATATTGAAGGAGGGCTATATTTATGAATAA
- the dapA gene encoding 4-hydroxy-tetrahydrodipicolinate synthase has product MNFGQVLTAMVTPFDQNGEIDFQATRILVNYLIENGSDGLVVAGTTGESPTLTVEEKVELSKFVVKAVDGRVPVIAGTGSNNTRASISLTRQAEEAGVDGIMLVAPYYNKPSQEGLFQHFKAISESTALPIMLYNIPGRSVVNISVETIVRLSKIENIVAVKEASGDLDAMAKIISDTADDFTLYSGDDGLTLPVLAIGGAGIVSVASHIIGNEMQDMINLFKNGDVEGAASAHRSLLPIMKALFAAPSPSPVKAALNMRGIYAGGVRLPLVALNNEEKSALEEALQPILISDQKSC; this is encoded by the coding sequence ATGAATTTTGGCCAAGTTTTAACAGCCATGGTTACCCCATTCGATCAAAATGGGGAGATTGATTTTCAAGCTACTCGAATTTTAGTGAATTATTTAATTGAAAATGGTTCAGATGGATTGGTTGTGGCAGGGACGACAGGGGAATCTCCAACCCTAACGGTGGAAGAGAAAGTTGAATTATCTAAATTTGTTGTCAAAGCAGTAGACGGCAGAGTCCCAGTTATTGCAGGAACAGGGTCAAATAATACAAGAGCTTCAATCAGCTTAACAAGACAGGCAGAGGAAGCTGGTGTTGATGGAATTATGCTCGTAGCTCCATATTATAACAAGCCTTCTCAAGAGGGATTATTCCAGCACTTTAAAGCGATATCCGAATCAACAGCATTACCTATCATGCTTTACAATATTCCAGGCCGAAGCGTAGTGAACATATCAGTAGAGACAATTGTTAGACTATCAAAGATTGAAAATATTGTAGCTGTAAAGGAAGCAAGCGGCGACTTAGATGCTATGGCAAAAATCATTAGCGATACAGCAGATGACTTTACGCTATACAGTGGTGATGACGGGTTAACATTACCAGTTCTAGCAATTGGCGGAGCAGGAATTGTTTCTGTTGCTTCACACATTATCGGAAACGAAATGCAAGACATGATCAATCTGTTTAAAAACGGTGATGTCGAGGGTGCAGCTTCAGCCCATCGCAGCCTTCTCCCGATTATGAAAGCATTATTTGCAGCCCCTAGCCCATCACCGGTAAAAGCAGCTTTAAATATGAGGGGAATATATGCTGGTGGTGTTCGATTGCCATTAGTTGCATTAAACAATGAAGAAAAAAGTGCACTTGAAGAAGCACTCCAGCCGATTCTAATTAGCGACCAAAAATCTTGTTAA
- a CDS encoding ornithine cyclodeaminase family protein, translated as MLILSEKQIRSLYKMKDAIHDLEQALSNYMEGKILNPHRTVLEFPEKSASALYMPSAMEPIGKTAVKVVTIFPHNPSLGKKTTQGMIVLSDTNNGDHLACMNASYLTRLRTGAASGIATKYLAKETASTVAVIGCGAMAEEQLQAVLEVRDIKTIMLFNRTKDKAHSFAERIADFSPEYEGEIIIMDEADEAVSRAEIVICSTRSETPVFSGKALQPGTHINGVGSYLPHMQEVDVETLLKCSKIVADTIEGVKDEAGDFIIPAKAGEWSFSALHGELGELITGQISSRETEDEITFFKSVGIAYFDLAVAAAAYEKAIQAGVGTEVDI; from the coding sequence ATGCTTATATTATCAGAAAAACAGATTCGCTCTTTATATAAGATGAAGGATGCGATTCATGATTTAGAACAGGCATTATCTAACTACATGGAGGGGAAAATTCTTAATCCGCACAGAACTGTACTTGAGTTCCCTGAAAAAAGCGCATCTGCACTTTATATGCCAAGTGCAATGGAACCAATTGGGAAAACAGCGGTAAAGGTAGTGACCATTTTTCCACATAATCCATCTTTAGGAAAGAAAACAACACAAGGGATGATTGTCTTGAGTGACACTAATAATGGAGATCACCTTGCTTGTATGAATGCATCTTATTTAACTAGGCTGCGCACTGGAGCAGCAAGTGGTATTGCAACGAAATACCTTGCGAAGGAGACGGCCTCAACAGTAGCTGTGATCGGCTGCGGGGCAATGGCAGAGGAGCAGCTTCAGGCGGTGCTTGAGGTTCGAGACATTAAGACGATCATGTTATTTAACAGGACAAAAGACAAGGCCCATTCCTTTGCTGAAAGAATTGCCGATTTCAGTCCAGAGTATGAAGGTGAAATCATCATCATGGATGAAGCGGATGAGGCAGTGTCTAGAGCTGAAATTGTCATCTGCAGCACCCGTTCCGAAACCCCTGTTTTTTCAGGGAAGGCATTGCAGCCGGGAACACATATTAACGGAGTAGGCTCCTATCTCCCTCATATGCAGGAAGTAGATGTCGAAACGCTTTTGAAATGCTCAAAAATTGTTGCCGATACAATAGAAGGAGTGAAGGATGAAGCGGGTGACTTCATTATTCCTGCAAAGGCCGGGGAGTGGAGCTTTTCTGCCTTGCATGGTGAGCTTGGGGAATTGATAACCGGACAAATTTCGAGCAGAGAAACAGAAGATGAGATCACATTTTTTAAATCAGTAGGTATTGCTTATTTCGACCTTGCCGTTGCCGCTGCTGCCTACGAAAAAGCTATTCAAGCAGGTGTAGGGACTGAAGTGGACATTTAA
- a CDS encoding VOC family protein, producing the protein MGTNTIQKVRQIGVPVKDLEKAIGFYKNQLGLPLLFNTDSMAFFECNGLRLLLSLPEKEEFAHSSSVIYFQVENIKKAYEDLIDKGVSFIDEPHVVAKIGDTETWMTFFKDSEDNTHALLSEVQIQDFPL; encoded by the coding sequence ATGGGAACGAACACCATTCAAAAGGTTAGACAAATTGGAGTACCTGTTAAAGATTTAGAAAAAGCCATTGGTTTTTATAAAAATCAGCTTGGGCTCCCGCTTCTTTTCAATACAGACAGTATGGCATTTTTTGAGTGCAATGGGCTTAGATTGCTTCTTAGCCTGCCCGAAAAAGAGGAATTTGCTCACTCAAGCTCTGTTATTTATTTTCAAGTTGAAAATATTAAAAAAGCTTATGAGGATCTTATCGACAAGGGAGTTAGCTTTATCGATGAACCTCATGTTGTTGCCAAAATAGGTGATACAGAAACGTGGATGACCTTCTTTAAGGACTCAGAAGACAATACCCACGCTCTCTTAAGTGAAGTGCAAATACAGGATTTCCCCTTGTAA